The sequence below is a genomic window from Bradyrhizobium sp. CCGUVB1N3.
GCACGGGGTGCGTGCGGCAATCGAAGGGGCCATCGCGACCCGTTCCCTTGATATGCTGGTTATAAAAGCTGCCCATCGATGGCGCGTCGAGGAACGCGCTGAATGTGGCGGGCGGCAACTCGCAATAATGGTAGTAGGTCGTATTGAGACGGATGATCATATACTGCTTGGCGCGGTCGTAGCACACACGAGTGATGAAGCTGCTGCGACTTATATCGTTGCACGCAAAGGTCTTAAGA
It includes:
- a CDS encoding KTSC domain-containing protein, translating into MRAQRSFILAALLLLAFYLLPSHGETVDVKYRGPVDLKTFACNDISRSSFITRVCYDRAKQYMIIRLNTTYYHYCELPPATFSAFLDAPSMGSFYNQHIKGTGRDGPFDCRTHPVPEY